One Egicoccus halophilus genomic region harbors:
- a CDS encoding FadR/GntR family transcriptional regulator, producing MVNKNEVQAPPAQASEVIFQPVQTGRVSGAIVRQAESAIISGRLQVGERLPPERELAEQSGVSRVTVRDALRVLEAKGLIRIRAGAKGGAFVTTPPPTMLREGLANLLILSDVTAMDVTEVRLALEVEAVRLACTRATDDDIDELFDICARRDAAIESGDYDIRLSAEFHVRLAAASHNPAFALVVEALYWPMLVSLAEAKEGSQDYGIGPDRNEHRDIVTAISSRDEGQAVEIMQHHLKRQTQRLNRRLEDLKGRS from the coding sequence ATGGTCAACAAGAATGAAGTTCAGGCTCCACCGGCGCAGGCGAGCGAAGTGATCTTCCAGCCGGTGCAGACGGGTCGCGTCTCTGGCGCGATCGTCCGACAGGCCGAGTCGGCGATCATCTCTGGCCGTTTGCAGGTGGGCGAGCGTCTGCCGCCGGAACGCGAACTCGCCGAACAGTCCGGCGTGAGTCGGGTCACCGTGCGTGACGCGTTGCGGGTGCTGGAGGCCAAGGGGCTGATCCGCATCCGCGCAGGCGCGAAGGGCGGGGCGTTCGTGACGACGCCGCCCCCGACGATGCTGCGCGAAGGCCTGGCGAACCTGTTGATCCTGTCGGATGTCACCGCCATGGATGTGACCGAGGTGCGACTCGCCTTGGAGGTGGAGGCCGTCCGGCTCGCCTGTACCCGGGCCACCGACGACGACATCGACGAACTGTTCGACATCTGTGCGCGCCGGGACGCCGCAATCGAGAGTGGCGACTACGACATCCGTTTGTCGGCAGAGTTCCATGTTCGGTTGGCCGCGGCAAGCCACAACCCGGCATTCGCCCTGGTCGTGGAGGCGCTCTACTGGCCGATGCTCGTTTCGCTCGCGGAGGCCAAGGAAGGGTCGCAGGACTACGGGATCGGGCCCGACCGGAACGAGCACCGCGACATCGTCACCGCGATCTCCTCGCGGGACGAGGGCCAGGCGGTCGAGATCATGCAGCACCACCTGAAACGGCAGACGCAGCGTCTGAACCGGCGGCTCGAGGATCTGAAGGGTCGCTCGTGA
- a CDS encoding tripartite tricarboxylate transporter permease yields the protein MLEASVEALQYIATPGYLGFLLLGVSLGLTIGLIPGLGGIVGMSMILPFIFGMDPVNGLALLTGAVAVGSTSDTFPAVLIGVPGSAGAQATIMDGYPLARQGRAKEALAAAFTASVLGGLFGAFALLAVLGVARPLLLQLRSPQLLMLTLLGLSLVGVLSQKAPGLGLLSALLGALLGVVGVAPVDGFPRYTFGTAYLTDGIPLAVLALGLFGMPEIINLLAKGSSVASQGRLEGSIAAGVRAALQHRWLILRSSVMGMAVGAVPGLGGAVVDWLVYGVAQQTYRDSENFGKGDIRGVIAPESANNAKEGGSFLPTLVFGIPGSGVMAVMIGGLTLLGLQVGPGMLERDLSFTISVAWTLALANVVGVLACFIFIRPIARLTTIRASRLMPFILVLVAMAAYQSSGRIGDIIALLVIGLLGWVLNHVGIPRPPMLIGFVLSVSAERYLFLTRGLYQWGFLREPSVIGLGLVIVVLTVGIPLVRRRNRV from the coding sequence ATGCTCGAAGCATCCGTCGAGGCGCTGCAGTACATCGCGACGCCCGGCTATCTGGGATTCCTGCTGCTCGGGGTGAGCCTCGGGCTCACCATCGGACTCATTCCGGGCCTCGGCGGCATCGTCGGTATGTCGATGATCCTGCCGTTCATCTTCGGCATGGATCCGGTCAACGGGCTGGCGCTGCTTACCGGCGCGGTCGCGGTCGGGTCCACCAGCGACACGTTCCCCGCCGTGCTCATCGGTGTCCCAGGGTCTGCTGGCGCCCAAGCCACGATCATGGACGGCTACCCCTTGGCCCGGCAGGGCCGCGCCAAGGAGGCCCTGGCCGCCGCGTTCACGGCCTCGGTCCTTGGCGGCTTGTTCGGAGCCTTTGCCCTTCTGGCGGTGCTCGGCGTCGCGCGGCCGCTGTTGTTGCAGTTGCGGTCCCCACAACTGCTCATGCTCACGTTGCTCGGACTGAGCCTCGTCGGCGTGCTCAGCCAGAAGGCGCCCGGACTGGGTCTGCTGTCCGCGCTGCTGGGCGCCCTGCTCGGGGTCGTCGGTGTCGCACCCGTGGATGGTTTCCCCCGCTACACGTTCGGGACGGCCTACCTCACGGACGGCATACCACTGGCCGTCCTCGCACTGGGCCTGTTCGGCATGCCGGAGATCATCAACCTCCTGGCCAAGGGGTCTTCGGTCGCGAGCCAAGGACGGCTCGAAGGCAGCATCGCTGCCGGAGTACGCGCCGCTCTGCAGCACCGTTGGCTGATCCTGCGCAGTTCCGTCATGGGAATGGCGGTCGGAGCGGTTCCGGGCTTGGGCGGGGCGGTCGTCGACTGGCTCGTCTACGGCGTCGCGCAACAGACCTATCGGGACAGCGAAAACTTCGGCAAGGGCGACATCCGAGGGGTCATCGCCCCCGAGAGCGCCAACAATGCCAAGGAGGGCGGGTCATTCCTACCGACGCTCGTGTTCGGCATCCCCGGCAGCGGGGTCATGGCCGTCATGATCGGCGGCCTGACCCTTCTTGGGCTTCAGGTCGGGCCCGGCATGCTTGAACGAGACCTGTCCTTCACGATTAGTGTGGCCTGGACGCTCGCCCTCGCCAATGTCGTCGGTGTTCTGGCCTGCTTCATCTTCATCCGGCCCATCGCTCGATTGACGACAATCCGAGCGTCCCGGTTGATGCCGTTCATCCTGGTGCTGGTGGCAATGGCGGCCTACCAGAGCAGTGGCCGCATCGGCGACATCATCGCCCTGCTCGTCATCGGCCTGCTCGGCTGGGTGCTCAACCACGTAGGAATCCCACGCCCACCCATGCTGATCGGTTTTGTGCTCTCCGTCAGTGCGGAGCGGTACCTGTTCCTCACGCGCGGCCTGTATCAGTGGGGATTCCTCAGAGAGCCGAGTGTCATCGGTCTCGGCCTCGTGATCGTGGTCCTGACCGTCGGCATTCCGCTCGTTCGTCGGCGCAACCGTGTCTAG
- a CDS encoding NAD(P)-dependent oxidoreductase — protein sequence MPANVPPRVYLQPGAPPELVEAVTSEATLVADAADANVIVWANIDGDGFLDARHDDIALVQLPFAGIDRWVAEGSIDARWTYAAAAGVYAAPVAEHALALLLAACRRLHECARASDWGKRWERAGTSLDGSVVGIVGCGGIGERLLALLRPLGASVVAVTRSGRTVEGATRSLAASQLNELWPIVDHVVLLAPATDATRSLVGAAELEAMRSTAWLHNLARGSLVDTGALLAALDDGRIAGAALDVTDPEPLPEDHPLWSHARVLITPHVACPPPVLLPHYASRVRENLRRLRQGERPLGVIDLDRGY from the coding sequence TTGCCGGCGAATGTGCCGCCACGGGTGTATCTGCAGCCCGGCGCGCCACCGGAACTCGTCGAGGCCGTCACCTCGGAGGCGACGCTCGTCGCGGACGCCGCTGACGCGAACGTCATCGTCTGGGCCAACATCGACGGCGACGGGTTCCTCGATGCACGCCACGACGACATCGCCCTGGTCCAGTTGCCATTCGCCGGCATCGACCGGTGGGTGGCCGAGGGCAGTATCGATGCTCGCTGGACCTACGCGGCTGCCGCTGGTGTCTATGCCGCCCCGGTGGCAGAGCACGCCCTGGCGCTGCTGCTTGCCGCCTGCCGACGCCTCCATGAGTGCGCCCGTGCCTCGGACTGGGGGAAGCGGTGGGAGCGGGCGGGGACCTCTCTCGACGGCTCGGTCGTCGGCATCGTCGGTTGTGGCGGGATCGGCGAACGTCTCCTCGCGCTGCTGCGGCCGCTCGGGGCGAGTGTCGTTGCGGTCACCCGCAGCGGAAGGACCGTGGAGGGAGCGACACGCAGTCTGGCTGCGTCACAACTGAACGAGCTCTGGCCCATCGTCGATCACGTGGTCCTGCTCGCACCGGCGACGGACGCGACGCGCTCCTTGGTGGGCGCGGCGGAACTCGAGGCGATGCGCTCCACCGCGTGGCTGCACAACCTGGCGCGTGGCTCCCTGGTCGATACCGGCGCCCTCCTCGCCGCCCTCGACGACGGTCGCATCGCTGGCGCAGCGCTTGACGTCACCGATCCGGAGCCGTTGCCCGAAGACCATCCCCTGTGGTCGCACGCACGGGTGTTGATCACACCGCACGTCGCCTGCCCACCACCCGTCCTGTTGCCCCACTACGCCAGCCGGGTACGGGAGAACCTGCGCCGGTTGCGCCAGGGCGAACGTCCACTTGGGGTCATCGATCTCGACCGCGGGTACTGA
- a CDS encoding FadR/GntR family transcriptional regulator has protein sequence MVNKNEVQAPPAQASEVIFQPVQTGRVSGAIVRQAESAIISGRLQVGERLPPERELAEQFGVSRVTVRDALRVLEAKGLIRIRAGAKGGAFVTTPPPTMLREGLANLLILSDVTAMDVTEVRLALEVEAVRLACTRATDDDIRALLDICTRTESALQTGDYDIRLSAEFHVRLAAASHNPAFALVVEALYGPMLVSLAEAKEGSQDYGIGPDRNEHRDIVTAISSRDEGQAVEIMQHHLKRQTQRLNRRLNGLKGGS, from the coding sequence ATGGTCAACAAGAATGAAGTTCAGGCTCCACCGGCGCAGGCGAGCGAAGTGATCTTCCAGCCGGTGCAGACGGGTCGCGTCTCTGGCGCGATCGTCCGACAGGCCGAGTCGGCGATCATCTCTGGCCGTTTGCAGGTGGGCGAGCGTCTGCCGCCGGAACGCGAACTCGCCGAACAGTTCGGCGTGAGTCGGGTCACCGTGCGTGACGCGTTGCGGGTGCTGGAGGCCAAGGGGCTGATCCGCATCCGCGCAGGCGCGAAGGGCGGGGCGTTCGTGACGACGCCGCCCCCGACGATGCTGCGCGAAGGCCTGGCGAACCTGTTGATCCTGTCGGATGTCACCGCCATGGATGTGACCGAGGTGCGACTCGCCTTGGAGGTGGAGGCCGTCCGGCTCGCCTGTACCCGGGCCACCGACGACGACATCCGGGCGCTCCTGGACATCTGCACGCGTACGGAGTCCGCCCTCCAGACCGGTGACTACGACATCCGGTTGTCGGCGGAGTTCCATGTTCGGTTGGCCGCGGCAAGCCACAACCCGGCATTCGCCCTGGTCGTGGAGGCGCTGTACGGGCCGATGCTCGTTTCGCTCGCGGAGGCCAAGGAAGGGTCGCAGGACTACGGGATCGGGCCCGACCGGAACGAGCACCGCGACATCGTCACCGCGATCTCCTCGCGGGACGAGGGCCAGGCGGTCGAGATCATGCAGCACCACCTGAAACGGCAGACGCAGCGCCTGAACCGACGGCTCAACGGCCTGAAGGGCGGTTCGTGA
- a CDS encoding tripartite tricarboxylate transporter substrate-binding protein: protein MGEEHKMMPTRTSRWLAALGAIALLVSACGTEADTQPETGPTEPAAGSDDADGGADETEAQDDIAAYFEGETIELIVPYSTGGGTDTLARLMAANVGQYIPGNPNVQVVNVEGGGGIVGSNQFARAEADGYTWLLTSSPVVFNALIGNELVEYDFREWEVLAALQTAGMYVTVPGTGYDPDDLTSIQDATFLGGATDYVSAPTAVYYLLDQLGADLNFLPGFDGTGAIGTAFEQGELNLYNPPTAQFLDSPMQGQIEAGEVIPVVNPGLLEGGDLVRPERIPDVPSAQELWEAVYGEDGTDMFEWEVFRGLHAVAYGLQKGLFAPAGTPPEVLDAIRDGFQALEQDEDFGAELFEATGDEVPSAGDEAQELFALLDVPDEALEAWLTWLEGYGFER, encoded by the coding sequence ATGGGAGAAGAGCACAAGATGATGCCGACCCGCACGTCCCGTTGGCTGGCCGCGCTCGGCGCGATCGCCCTGTTGGTGTCGGCCTGCGGCACCGAGGCCGACACGCAGCCGGAGACGGGCCCGACCGAGCCCGCAGCCGGCAGTGATGACGCCGACGGTGGCGCCGATGAGACCGAGGCACAAGACGACATCGCCGCGTACTTCGAGGGCGAGACGATCGAGCTGATCGTGCCGTACTCGACGGGCGGTGGGACCGACACCCTTGCCCGGCTGATGGCAGCCAACGTGGGGCAGTACATCCCGGGGAACCCGAACGTGCAGGTCGTGAACGTCGAAGGCGGTGGCGGGATCGTCGGCTCCAACCAGTTCGCTCGGGCGGAAGCCGACGGCTACACCTGGCTGCTCACTTCGAGCCCGGTCGTGTTCAACGCCCTGATCGGCAACGAGCTGGTCGAGTACGACTTCCGGGAGTGGGAGGTGTTGGCGGCCCTGCAGACCGCTGGCATGTACGTCACCGTGCCCGGCACCGGCTACGACCCCGACGACCTCACGTCCATTCAAGACGCCACGTTCCTCGGCGGCGCGACCGACTACGTCTCCGCGCCGACCGCGGTCTACTACCTGCTCGACCAGCTCGGGGCGGACCTTAACTTCCTGCCCGGCTTCGACGGGACGGGGGCGATCGGCACGGCGTTCGAGCAGGGGGAGTTGAATCTCTACAACCCTCCGACGGCGCAGTTCCTCGATTCTCCTATGCAGGGCCAGATCGAGGCCGGTGAGGTCATCCCCGTCGTGAACCCTGGCCTGCTCGAAGGCGGCGACCTCGTTCGGCCCGAGCGGATACCCGACGTACCGTCGGCGCAGGAACTGTGGGAGGCCGTCTATGGTGAGGACGGCACCGACATGTTCGAATGGGAGGTCTTCCGAGGTCTGCATGCCGTCGCATACGGCCTGCAGAAGGGCCTGTTCGCACCGGCCGGGACGCCTCCGGAGGTCCTGGATGCGATCCGGGATGGCTTCCAGGCCCTCGAACAGGACGAGGACTTCGGTGCCGAGTTGTTCGAGGCGACCGGGGACGAGGTGCCAAGCGCTGGGGACGAAGCACAGGAACTGTTTGCCCTGCTGGACGTCCCGGACGAGGCTCTCGAGGCTTGGCTGACGTGGCTGGAGGGCTACGGTTTCGAGCGATAA
- a CDS encoding MFS transporter: protein MPAPVLQGGGGGRGALAGSLALAMGVAPLANLSIAALSPLIVTDLGISTAQVGLLLVIPHLFTATIAAQGGRLTDRWGPRHSLLVLFAFGGGAVLATGLAPTFLWMAVALSLSGAAQSLSNPATNHAVVSYLPAGQRGHTLGIKQSGVQLCQFLVGACLPSVAVWYGWRTAIMSSAVLAGIGAVLTIRVLPATPRTESSRRLPRRDRPPPTPLPDFVRWLTAYALLIGCGVQATNAYLPLYAFSDIGFDPVAAGATAGALGGLGMAARVVWGRWSEQLDAPSSLLFIACGALVGVLALLGARHTWWLIWVGVSVHSFTALAANVVIMMTLVRRIRAGDLGRASGVLSIGMYVGFTSGPLLFGLIADLRASYVPSWAFLIIVYVLAILTAAHGRRRARPVLTG from the coding sequence ATGCCTGCACCTGTTCTGCAGGGCGGTGGCGGTGGTCGGGGCGCCCTGGCGGGCAGCCTCGCGCTCGCCATGGGCGTGGCTCCGCTCGCCAATCTGAGCATTGCCGCGCTCAGTCCGCTGATCGTCACGGACCTCGGGATCTCGACGGCGCAGGTTGGCCTGCTGCTCGTCATTCCCCACCTGTTCACGGCCACGATCGCCGCCCAGGGGGGTCGGCTGACGGATCGATGGGGGCCGCGGCACAGCCTCCTCGTCCTGTTCGCGTTCGGTGGCGGCGCCGTGCTCGCAACCGGACTGGCGCCGACGTTTCTCTGGATGGCGGTCGCACTGAGCCTCTCCGGAGCTGCCCAGTCGCTGTCGAACCCTGCCACCAACCATGCGGTGGTGAGCTATCTACCCGCCGGTCAACGCGGACATACCCTCGGGATCAAACAGTCGGGCGTGCAACTGTGTCAGTTCCTGGTCGGCGCGTGCCTGCCGAGCGTCGCCGTGTGGTACGGCTGGCGGACCGCCATCATGAGCAGTGCCGTTCTCGCGGGCATCGGCGCGGTGCTGACGATCCGGGTCCTGCCCGCGACGCCGCGTACCGAGAGTTCTCGCCGGTTGCCGCGCCGTGATCGGCCGCCGCCCACCCCACTGCCCGACTTCGTGCGCTGGCTGACCGCCTACGCGCTCCTGATCGGATGCGGTGTGCAAGCCACCAATGCGTATCTCCCACTCTACGCCTTCAGCGACATCGGTTTCGACCCGGTCGCAGCCGGTGCGACCGCTGGCGCACTCGGCGGTCTGGGGATGGCGGCTCGCGTCGTCTGGGGGCGATGGTCGGAGCAACTCGACGCACCGAGTTCGCTGCTCTTCATCGCCTGCGGTGCGCTCGTCGGGGTGCTTGCCCTTCTGGGCGCGCGTCACACGTGGTGGCTCATCTGGGTGGGTGTTTCCGTCCATTCCTTCACCGCGCTCGCAGCAAACGTCGTCATCATGATGACGCTCGTACGGCGCATCCGAGCGGGAGACCTCGGTCGGGCCTCCGGTGTCCTGTCCATCGGCATGTACGTCGGCTTCACCTCCGGCCCCCTGCTCTTCGGACTGATCGCCGATCTCCGTGCCTCCTATGTCCCGAGCTGGGCGTTTCTGATCATCGTGTACGTGCTTGCCATTCTCACCGCGGCCCACGGTCGGCGACGAGCACGGCCCGTTCTCACGGGATGA
- a CDS encoding Rieske 2Fe-2S domain-containing protein, translating to MLRQEQNEVLSGTGPGTPMGEVFRRFWIPALLSEELPAPDCAPVRVRLLGEDLVAFRDSTGKVGLVDEACPHRGASLFFGRNEDCGLRCTYHGWKFDRDGQCVDMPNEPPDTQFKEKVTIKAYPTVEQGGAVWTYMGPEEHEPQMPAMEWSLVPEEHRFLAKIEVDCNYAQAMEGDIDSSHTAFLHGRVGEDSVDRGSANKTRKERLRRFSFIDRAPKFFLIDTDYGFMAAARRYGGDEHYYWRITQWLFPAFSITPREAGSVLQCNMRIPIDDHRHMFYRTQYRPQKPLTDEEVYEYRHGGNIFPQTVPGTYRPVQTLENDFLIDRSLQRSGTYSGIKGIPTQDQSVTVSMGPIVDRSKERLATSDAAIIHSRRLLLKQAQEVQKNGQLSVPGGGDPYFVRGVGLLVDRDTPFDVGAAEAMDANNPWHEDVAWAQVEPVGVDE from the coding sequence ATGTTGAGGCAAGAGCAGAACGAGGTGTTGTCCGGGACCGGGCCGGGGACCCCGATGGGGGAGGTGTTCCGTCGCTTCTGGATTCCGGCGCTGCTGTCGGAAGAGTTGCCCGCGCCGGACTGCGCGCCGGTGCGGGTGCGGTTGTTGGGTGAGGATCTGGTGGCGTTTCGTGACTCGACCGGCAAGGTGGGGTTGGTCGACGAGGCGTGTCCTCACCGGGGGGCGTCGTTGTTCTTCGGTCGCAACGAGGACTGCGGTCTGCGGTGCACGTATCACGGGTGGAAGTTCGATCGTGATGGGCAGTGTGTCGACATGCCCAACGAGCCGCCGGACACCCAGTTCAAGGAGAAGGTGACCATCAAGGCCTATCCCACTGTGGAGCAGGGTGGGGCGGTCTGGACCTACATGGGGCCGGAGGAGCACGAGCCGCAGATGCCGGCGATGGAGTGGAGCCTGGTCCCTGAGGAGCATCGGTTCCTGGCCAAGATCGAGGTCGACTGCAACTACGCGCAGGCGATGGAAGGCGACATCGATTCGAGCCACACCGCCTTCCTGCACGGGCGTGTCGGCGAGGACTCGGTGGACCGGGGCAGCGCGAACAAGACACGCAAGGAGCGTCTGCGTCGGTTCTCGTTCATCGATCGGGCGCCGAAGTTCTTCCTGATCGACACCGACTACGGGTTCATGGCCGCGGCGCGCCGGTATGGCGGAGACGAGCACTACTACTGGCGGATCACCCAGTGGTTGTTCCCGGCCTTCTCGATCACGCCGCGTGAGGCGGGTTCGGTGTTGCAGTGCAACATGCGGATCCCGATCGACGACCACCGCCACATGTTCTACCGGACCCAGTACCGCCCGCAGAAGCCGTTGACCGACGAAGAGGTCTACGAGTACCGCCATGGCGGCAACATCTTCCCGCAGACGGTGCCGGGCACGTATCGGCCGGTGCAGACGCTGGAGAACGACTTCCTGATCGACCGCAGCCTGCAGCGCAGCGGGACCTACAGCGGCATCAAGGGCATCCCAACCCAGGATCAGTCCGTGACCGTGTCGATGGGGCCAATCGTGGACCGGAGCAAGGAGCGTCTGGCGACGTCGGATGCCGCGATCATCCATTCGCGACGGTTGCTGCTCAAGCAGGCCCAGGAGGTTCAGAAGAACGGCCAACTGTCGGTGCCTGGTGGCGGTGACCCGTACTTCGTCCGCGGGGTCGGGTTGCTCGTCGACCGTGACACACCCTTCGACGTCGGCGCTGCAGAAGCGATGGATGCGAACAATCCGTGGCACGAGGACGTCGCCTGGGCGCAGGTCGAACCCGTCGGCGTCGACGAGTAG
- a CDS encoding aldo/keto reductase, with amino-acid sequence MPTIGRSGVVVSSVIFGCGDNAGLMVAGDEQQQTQVIAQAIEAGITTFDTAAKYGDGASEEALGRVLHKLRPADVTVASKVSVQADAADPGGVLRACEQSLRRLGRDHIDLYQVHNRIAPSGVRIALDGRLPTLALDDFSMPGGVGDQLRELRDSGKVRAIGVTTYGGASAEIRRVIDLGLLDAINASFHLLNPTVARAGGPDWDAYDYEGVGAFAQTRGLAVLGIRPLAGGYLSARSGDGTSPPPGARVPDNDVQWTPAVTALLDDWCGSKGCRIPELATAFSLAAETITSPVIGISEVAHVSAVAGELAKNRLTTHDVEAWMEALLSTARAGQEKPTTSEGSSGPMDCLR; translated from the coding sequence GTGCCGACCATTGGGCGCAGCGGTGTGGTGGTTTCGTCCGTCATCTTCGGGTGTGGTGACAACGCAGGCCTGATGGTCGCGGGCGATGAGCAGCAGCAGACACAGGTGATCGCGCAGGCGATCGAGGCCGGGATCACGACTTTCGACACCGCCGCGAAGTACGGCGACGGCGCCTCGGAGGAGGCGCTCGGTCGGGTACTGCACAAACTCCGCCCAGCCGACGTGACCGTCGCCTCGAAGGTGAGCGTTCAGGCGGATGCAGCCGACCCCGGCGGTGTACTCCGTGCGTGCGAACAAAGCCTGCGTCGACTTGGCCGCGACCACATCGATCTCTACCAGGTGCACAACCGGATCGCCCCCTCTGGCGTGAGGATCGCACTCGACGGGCGTCTTCCGACGCTCGCTCTCGACGATTTCTCGATGCCCGGCGGGGTTGGCGACCAACTGCGTGAGCTGCGGGACAGCGGCAAGGTGCGAGCGATCGGGGTCACCACCTATGGCGGTGCTTCGGCCGAGATCCGCCGCGTCATCGACCTGGGACTGCTCGACGCGATCAATGCGTCCTTCCATCTACTGAACCCGACCGTCGCCCGAGCCGGCGGCCCCGACTGGGACGCGTACGACTACGAGGGTGTCGGGGCCTTCGCCCAGACGCGGGGGCTGGCCGTCCTGGGCATCCGGCCGTTGGCCGGCGGGTATCTCTCGGCACGGTCGGGTGATGGCACCTCGCCTCCACCGGGCGCCCGCGTCCCGGACAACGACGTCCAGTGGACGCCTGCCGTGACCGCGCTCCTCGACGACTGGTGCGGCTCGAAGGGCTGCCGGATCCCCGAACTCGCGACGGCGTTCTCGCTCGCGGCGGAGACCATCACCAGCCCCGTCATCGGGATATCCGAAGTCGCTCATGTGAGCGCCGTCGCCGGCGAACTCGCGAAGAACCGACTGACAACGCATGACGTCGAGGCCTGGATGGAGGCCCTCTTGTCGACCGCGAGGGCCGGGCAGGAGAAACCGACCACATCCGAGGGCAGCAGCGGTCCGATGGATTGTCTGCGGTAG
- a CDS encoding Gfo/Idh/MocA family protein, with protein sequence MLRIGVIGAGRNAREKHLPDIVADGRAELVAVANRSLESGRAVGDRFDVPEVYANWREFLERAHLDAVVIGTWPDQHVEIAIAALQAGAHVLVEARLASSLADALALRDAVRAHPQQVVQVVPAGFSLEQDLTMKRLVEDELGELISVEGTFHDGDFADESAPLHWRQDARRVGINMMTLGRRYEVLLRWLPHVREVVAAGEVVVRERRDPSTNEMHALRLPDVLSVLGRYPGRAQLTLTMSTVTGHGPAPTVRIFGRDATVLFDGASKQIYLGRKDAGELVEVVVPDHERHPRRVIGEFLDSIVDQAPVRRTTLEDALRYTAFTDAVHRSLHSGGWETVEGDGSHPN encoded by the coding sequence ATGCTTCGCATAGGCGTCATCGGTGCAGGACGCAACGCTCGGGAGAAGCACCTCCCCGACATCGTGGCGGACGGCCGTGCCGAACTCGTGGCGGTCGCGAACCGCAGTCTCGAGTCCGGTCGAGCGGTAGGCGACCGGTTCGATGTGCCGGAGGTCTACGCGAACTGGCGCGAATTTCTCGAGCGCGCGCACCTCGATGCTGTCGTCATCGGTACGTGGCCGGACCAGCATGTGGAGATCGCTATCGCTGCGCTGCAGGCCGGCGCACACGTCCTGGTCGAGGCGCGACTGGCCTCCAGCCTCGCTGACGCGCTCGCCCTACGCGACGCCGTCCGAGCCCACCCGCAACAGGTCGTCCAGGTCGTGCCAGCCGGCTTCAGCCTCGAGCAGGACCTGACCATGAAGCGCCTGGTCGAGGACGAGCTCGGCGAACTCATCAGCGTCGAGGGCACGTTTCACGACGGCGACTTCGCTGACGAGTCGGCACCGCTGCATTGGCGGCAGGACGCACGCCGTGTCGGGATCAACATGATGACGCTCGGTCGTCGCTACGAGGTGTTGCTGCGCTGGCTGCCCCACGTCCGTGAGGTTGTTGCCGCCGGCGAGGTCGTGGTGCGCGAGCGCCGCGATCCGTCGACGAACGAAATGCACGCGTTGAGGCTTCCGGACGTGCTGTCTGTGCTCGGGCGCTATCCCGGCCGGGCTCAGCTGACGCTGACGATGAGTACGGTGACGGGACATGGGCCAGCGCCGACGGTGCGCATCTTCGGCCGTGATGCAACGGTGCTGTTCGACGGGGCATCAAAGCAGATCTACCTCGGTCGCAAGGACGCGGGAGAACTGGTCGAGGTGGTGGTGCCCGACCATGAGCGCCACCCACGGCGAGTCATCGGCGAGTTCCTCGACTCCATCGTCGATCAGGCGCCCGTCCGGCGCACGACCCTTGAGGACGCGCTGCGGTACACGGCATTCACGGATGCGGTCCACCGCAGCCTGCACTCCGGAGGTTGGGAAACCGTCGAGGGTGATGGATCGCATCCGAACTGA